The sequence GGCGTCGGTGTAGATGTTGAATTAATCACTAGCATCAACGTTGAAAATGATACTTTTATCGAGCGCAATTTCACCCCGCAAGAAATAGAGTACTGCAGCGCGCAGCCTAGTGTGCAAAGCTCTTTCGCTGGGACATGGTCCGCCAAAGAGGCTGTTTTCAAGTCCTTAGGCGTCAAGTCCTTAGGCGGTGGTGCTGCATTGAAAGACATCGAAATCGTACGCGTTAACAAAAACGCTCCAGCCGTTGAACTGCACGGTAACGCCAAAAAGGCTGCCGAAGAAGCTGGTGTTACCGATGTGAAGGTATCTATTTCTCACGATGACCTCCAAGCTGTCGCGGTCGCCGTTTCTACTAAGAAATAGAGAGAGCACTACGTAGTCCCTCTTTTAATATGTAACGTGTCGCTTCTATTTATCAGACATAATAGTAATTActttgttatttttctatCGTTTCCTTACTTTAGCCTCTGATTTCGATCTGGCCTAATCATTGTGTACGTCTATAATCATATGGCCCTGAGCGTACACACCGTTCAATTCTTCTATTTGGTCGGCCCACACAAATTCGCGCGGGGGCATATTGACGCGTGGAAGAATAGAAGTCCGCGTAGCAGCTCTGGGGTAATTAGGCTTTTACGATATCGGCTGGCCCAGCACCGGTTTTTATTCCTCCCGTGGTTGTTGTCTCTACCGTGAGGAGGGGAAAGGGTCAGGGACGGCCGGTAGTTATGTTGTCTCAACGATTACTGCCATCTATTGTTTACACCAATCGCGTGGGGCAAGGGGCTGGAAGGCTGTGGTGTACAGAATAGGGTCTAATACCCGATGCGCGACGCTCCTGCGACTGGTTGTGTGAGCCACCCCTTGATCGCCTCTGCCAAATACTCAGGGAAGAGAAAAATCGCGAAGGTGGACGAGTGCCCTTAAAGAACCAGCATCCTCGATCGCCGCTGCCGTTCGCCCTGGCTTAGCGGTGGGAAGCATCCTTTGGCTTTCGAATTCTCCGCCGTTGAGTCCCCCTAAGGGCCTTATTTATCCcctctatttttttttagaaaatgttttctttttcaagatttgTTTGCTCCTTCACGGCTTCCCCCTTAACCGTTCAACAGTCTTCCGTATATAACAATCTCAATCCACTCTTATTGCCTATAATTTTGATTAATTCTTATTCATCCCGGCAGATAAAGTTTCGTCTTGTTTTGAAAGAGACAGGAGTTCTTGGCTGCAGTATTTTGCAACAGCTTCATTAACCATGTatgtaaagaaaaaatctgGAGCGACTTACTGGCTTAGCTTTTTTTACTAACACATAAATAATACTGTGATaagataagaaaaaaacacgAAATGGAAAATACCACGAATCGTAATACTGCAGGCGTTCTTACGAGCAGCAATGGTAACTTTGCCACCAATAGTGTAGCGGCATCAACTCCGAAGAGGTCCAAAAGTGCTCGAAGGAAAACGTTCAAATGCACCGGATATGACGGTTGTACGATGTCCTTCACTAGAGCGGAACATCTTGCACGTCATATAAGAAAGCACACTGGTGAAAAGCCGTTCCAGTGTCCTGCATGTTTGAAATTCTTCAGTAGAGTTGATAATTTGAAACAGCATCGGGAATCGGTCCATGCACATAAAAACCACCATTCTACCAGCTCGCACCAGCGTAAgccttcctcttcatctttatcctcctcttcttctgcatcttcttcgtcttctGCTTCATCATCTACATCATATAGTGATCCTTACAGGAAAACTAATATTAATAGCGGGAACATGCCGATGATGGcagaaaacgaaaaagcGCCCCAAATAATACATTCTTCGCCGGAGTTCATTACTAGCACGAGAAGCATCCCACCCATCTCTCCAAGGTCCATTTATAATACCCAACGACAGCAAcaacaccaacaacaacagcatcAACAGGCTCCctattattttccttccCATCCAATCACTGATAGTTACTACCAGTATCCTCTTCCcagtaataataacacCATCAATTATTTACCATCAGTAGATGTGCAGTATCCTTTGAATGTGAGCCCCTCCTCAACGAGCCATCCGGCCTCTGAGGTAATCATATCGTCCTTTCCTCCGAGGTCCATGCCAAGTACTTCCTTCAAATATAAAGATTCTGCCGACTTTCAAGCACGGACAACTATGAACAAATACAATATTAGACCAAGCAATATCAATGTCAATACTAGTAATATCAATAACCATCTTGATTCATTCTCCCCGCCGTTTTCTCCGTCAACGACAGTTGCTGAAGCAAAACCAATTATTTTACCACAGTATCAGCAGGCATTTAGCCAACCACCAAatggaaataaaaacaataatatgTCTTCCTCGAAGAATGGCGGCAAAGGGggagaaaatttcaagaatacTGATGATCgcaatgataataataacaaaaagagGTCGGAAACTTTATCAGAGTCTGATATTTCGGTCAACACCAATAAGAAAAGGCTTAGTGTTGATTACATATTGACTTGATCGAGGCAATCTGATCTAAGTTTCAAATATTCCGTAGAGTATAAATATCTTACAACTAATATAATTCTTAATATGCGCAAACAAATTATGGTGcgcatctttttttatttttatgttttgtTCCATACTAAATGCagtttataaaatttttcaaatgagTCAAGCTATGTATAATCAGTGCTACAAAAATGATAAGATGCaattgcaagaaaaaatccCTTGCATAAAGGGCTTTCTGACCTCTTGCGTTGATCAACGAGAAATAACCGCAAAACTTAATTTTAAACTCCCGCGTCTGCTTTACACAGCCCACAGTAGCATCAAAAACTACGATGTAACACTAACGGTGGATTGTGAATACGGAACGAACAATCCTGCATCTTGACTTCAAAACTTGATCATATACACCTATACCGCCATGGTTATCTCGCCCTTACGCTCA is a genomic window of Saccharomyces cerevisiae S288C chromosome XVI, complete sequence containing:
- the USV1 gene encoding Usv1p (Putative transcription factor containing a C2H2 zinc finger; mutation affects transcriptional regulation of genes involved in growth on non-fermentable carbon sources, response to salt stress and cell wall biosynthesis; USV1 has a paralog, RGM1, that arose from the whole genome duplication) gives rise to the protein MENTTNRNTAGVLTSSNGNFATNSVAASTPKRSKSARRKTFKCTGYDGCTMSFTRAEHLARHIRKHTGEKPFQCPACLKFFSRVDNLKQHRESVHAHKNHHSTSSHQRKPSSSSLSSSSSASSSSSASSSTSYSDPYRKTNINSGNMPMMAENEKAPQIIHSSPEFITSTRSIPPISPRSIYNTQRQQQHQQQQHQQAPYYFPSHPITDSYYQYPLPSNNNTINYLPSVDVQYPLNVSPSSTSHPASEVIISSFPPRSMPSTSFKYKDSADFQARTTMNKYNIRPSNINVNTSNINNHLDSFSPPFSPSTTVAEAKPIILPQYQQAFSQPPNGNKNNNMSSSKNGGKGGENFKNTDDRNDNNNKKRSETLSESDISVNTNKKRLSVDYILT